The Zingiber officinale cultivar Zhangliang chromosome 2A, Zo_v1.1, whole genome shotgun sequence genomic sequence agaatggaagtgggaggatatttctatggatttcatagtgggactacccagaaccacgaatggttttgatgtcatctgggtaatagtcgacagattgactaaatcagcccacttcttaactatcaggatatcttactccatggagcagctagctcaattgtatctcaaggagattgtcagactacatggaaTTCCATGGACCATCATTTcaaacagagacagtagattcacatcacacttctgggagtgtgtacagtcagcgttgggcactaggttaaaatttagcacaaccttccatcctcagacagatggtcagacggagcgagtaaatcaggtactcgaagatatgctccgagcgtgtgccctagacttcaagggaagttggtgcaaatatctgagtttagcagaatttgcatacaacaatagctatcaggccactatcggcatggcaccctacgaggctctctacgggcggaagtgtagatctccaatctgctggtatgagagtggtgaacaaaaagaactagaacttcagacagatctagtagcagataccacagcagctatgcaacagatccgccagaggatagagacagcttagagccgctagaaaagctatgctgatacacggcgtcgacccttagagttttcagttggggatacagtatttctccgagtggctcttatgaagggagtaatgcgttttgggaagaatggcaaactaagtcccagttatgtgggatcataccttatcaccagaagagttggtaaggtagcatatgagctagagctatcccaggagatgtcagcaatccataacatatttcatgtctgtatgctgaagaagcatatcccagatgtcacccaagtgattgagccccagtcggtataagtccgcgaagacctcagctatgacagtcggcctatttagataatagaccgagcagttaagaaattgcggaataaggaggtaccattagtaaaagtcatttggcaaaatcacacaacagaagaggcaacttgggagacagaagctagtatgagacagaagtacccagagttattctaaattcgaggatgaactttttataaggtatgggggattgcaACGTCCGAAaactctcaaaattattttaaaatattctattatttttctggaattttaggatatttttatagaatttttagattagccgaagtagcaaaaataaatgaaaacataaaacagcttaagcgggaatcgaatcCGAGACAtatggactctatgacatatagggtgattctagtaaccaaggggccctatcaggggtgtgctgaaaggaaaggaaagcaattatatttaagggtTGGTTGGGGTgtatttaccacttaatataaatagggaaattaagtggagagttaTTATTTTGGACCGGAAACTCTCTTCCCTCACCCTCATCGCCGAAACCcttcctcctcctcaccctctcggcgcccaagcccaagaaGCCTAGGGTTCCGCCCCTAGGATCGTAGGAGCACTTTCTGGCGAcaattccggcacgaggacgttcctctccgcgagaagaacgcgtaggcgtaagaagatcgtcgaagagatcttctccggaaatctagcgatcggattgtaagaaaatctagcgcaggaagcaagtaacccctcacctgcagtataagtagctaattgtatgttCTTATACCCTTAGTTCACATTTATGTTCTCagtttagccatatgcagaattagagcacaccaagtgctcaataaaatgcctagtatagttaaatgctacagtagacattttaatagctcagttaaatgccctagatgcattttaaatagcatacatagctttgcttcagttatatgggactacagtccaatgggtggactcccattgtcgcctctaggtttagataacctagctctaggttcagataatctagtaaaagcaagataagataaatcagtttataaacagtattttacttttatcagtggcactgtactggacttcagttgtccttgggttgggctcccatagtcgtccctaggtttagataatctagtaaccctactagattcggaacttgctaCCTCGAGCCTacttagggatgcgcgcataacaagtacagttgccgggcccatcagcagcatgtttagtatttttatctattatagaaatagttttcaaaccttTACAAATCAGATATATGAATACAGTTCAACGACAGCAGTAATCTAACACAAGTTTTAGCTTAGCTCATGTATCTATTTAGCTTCCTTGAtgatacagtaattagtttacGTTTAGTATGTGATTGCTATGATTTACATGTCCATATACCATGCTCCTAGCACTTCCAGTATGATTCTCATtatgtatatcagcatagcatcttttaaaaaaaagcatgatttcttcgaatgcatggtTTTGTgaagtagatggtttcttattaagctcccaagcttatagtttcctttttccttatgctgcagataaaggtaaagggaagatggaatagcggaggctggaggcaatgcgatgaatatgtgtgtgagaaggaacctggaataaagatccttagggaaactagcaaattaagaacttagtacttcttatagtattacttttctgcacttttagatgTTTAAGTGTCTTGATTCATGAAAGTATGCActaagttatgcttagattgttaTTTGTCATGATagtagatagctaaccatgagtaatggcATGCCCAGTAGTACTGTTGTGGTTGtagttgaatttttgaaaattctgtaCGAGGTCAGGTCTGATTTCtgcggaaatcagaaacccaatcgatcagccgatcgattgagcagtcctcaatcgatccgccgatcgattggaagaagtcctGGCGTACAGAACGCTAGTGagtcgattagttgatcgattggggagccctcgatcaatcagtcgatcgatcgaaACGCGATCTGCcgtgtacagagagctgatgagttgatcaactgatcgatcggccgtggatcgatcagccgatcgatcgggaatttaaatcccgcgaacagagagcttctgcggcggaaatcagaaactcaatcgatcagccgattgattgagcagtcctcaattgatcagccgattgattggaagaagtccccgcgtATAGAACGCTAGTGAGTCGATTAGTTGATTGATTGgggagccctcgatcgatcagccgatcgatcgaaacgcgatctgccgcgtacagagagctgatgagtcgatcaactgatcgatcagtcgtggatcgatcagtcgatcgattgagaatttAAATCCCGCGaatagagagcttctgaatcgatctctggatcgatttctgcgaaaatcagaaactcaatcgatcagccgattgattgagcagtcctcaatcgatcaaccgatcgattggaagaagtcctCGCGTACAGAACGCTAGTGagtcgattagttgatcgattagggagccctcgatcgatcagcctatCGATCGAAACGCGATctgccgcgtacagagagctgatgagtcgatcaactgatcgatcggttgtggatcgattagccgatagatcgggaatttaaatcccgcgaacagagagcttctgaatcgatctctggatcgattgtacGAGGTCAGGTTTGATTTCTGCgcaaatcagaaacccaatcgatcagccgatcgattggaagaagtccccgcgtacagaacgctaGTGAgttgattagttgatcgattggggagccctcgatcgatcagccgatcgatcgaaacGCGATCTGCCGCGTACAGAGAGTTGATGagtcgatcaattgatcgatcggccgtggatcgatcagcctatcgatcgggaatttaaatcccgcgaacagagagcttctgaatcgatctctggatcgattgaccagattggatcgatcagtcgattgatccagaTTTGACCCCGTGTACAGTAgcgagttgaatcgatcagtggatcgatcagacaactccaattgatcggctgatcgattggaatgtctgatttcagctagaagtgccaaaattcagattttgaccaaataggaagttaagttcccttctttagcatatgtacaacttcagaagtgtactCTGAGACTAATTTCCAGAGTTCATAGTAAATAGTAGAgaattttaattagttcagtctttttcttttccgcacaagaatagttagcataatgtaatcCCCGGCCTTATAGCTTAGTTAGTATaaggcgggtcattacatttAGAAAGTGCAACTATTTCATAGAAATCTTCTAAGTAAATCATAACAACTAGATCCACAATGAAGTATGAGTTTGTTGCTCTTGACAAATATGATAAAAAAGTTGAATGATTACGATAATTCTTAAAAGATGTTCTTAAATGATCGAAACATTTGTCGATAATTTATATACATTACGATAATCAATCTGTAATTACCCAAGCACCAAGCTTCATGTGCAATTTTTGCATGTGTCACCTTCTAAAAACCGAAGAATAATTTATTATTGGAAGCATGTAAAATAAAGCCCTCCTCtttaaattttttcttcaaatgctTCTTCAATTATCTCCTTTTGAGTTCATGGAATCCTAATAGTACTagtatccccccccccccccatttcGATCTTTCAAAGCTCAAAACTCTTCTATCGTACTTTCGGTCATCCTAATCCCATTCCTAGAGACCACCTTTTGAAATACTTAGAGGAACCTAAACACAGCCTTagactaatttcaaaatattggAAAGTTGCAGTGAGTGTGAAGGCTCTGCTACTAAATATTGGAGAAACAATACAGCTTTCGATCGGGAAAGTTGAATTTACATCTATATCTTTGACGTTGACATAGATTCATGGAGAAATTCAAATGAGTAGGAAATCTTATTTGTTTTGATTTGAGATCTGTTTACAAGATTGGCAGCCTCCGTCTTTGGTCGAAAGCCGCTTCAAGAACTCATAGGTTGTGATCATGGTGGTGGCGGAGAGCGATGAGGAAGCCCATCGCGGCCCCAGCCCTCGGTAGCACGCCCTCCACCCCCCTTCCTGTAGGAGGCTCCTGATTGTTCTGCTCACCGTCATCTTCTCGGCGCCACCTTCCCAGACCTGCAACCTCGTCTTGATGGTGTCGAGCGGCATGGTTACCACCGCCGTCGCTGCTCCGGCCACAGCCGCGCTCGCACCCTGCACCGCTACTACCGCTCCGTGTCTCGGCCTTATCTCGTGGCTGCCGACTCCTCCGAATTGGCGGCTGATTCCGGCCCAGATCAGTCTCTGGGAGATGATGTAGGACGCCCACCACACGGCATTGGATGGGGCGTAGGTGAGGATCGACAATCCGAAGCCTCGGTAGAGGCCGCGGAGGCCGTCGGAGCAGAGGATCTTTTTCACGGCGTCGATTCCTCCGCGGTACTCGGAGGCGGAGGAGCCCTGCACCATGAGGCGCTGGCTGACCACGTCGATGGGCGTCCAGACGAGCTGCGCGGCGATGGCCGCGCTGACtccggcggcggcggaggcggcAGCCGTCGCGGTGGGCTCGGAGACGCCGAGGCGGATAACGAGTTTTCCGACGGCGCTCTTGGTGGCCTCGAGCGCGCCCATGTAGACGGCCCGCGCGGGAACGGTGCCGGCCAGGGAAGTGGCGAAGCCACGGTAGAAGCCCCGGGGGCCCTCGTGGCGGAGGATGGACGCCGCCGCGCGGAGGCACGGGGACGGTGGCTGAGCGACCTGCAGCCGCGTCTTCAGGACCACGGCCGGGTAGAGCGCTGCGGACACGCCGGAGAACAGGGCTGCGCCGACCACGAAGAAGCGCCGCTTGTCGAGCATCTCCCGATCCACCTCGGCCGGCAAGGGCAGAACGTCAGGCGTCCCTCGTTGCTCCTCTGCCGCTGCTGCGGCTGCTGTAAACCTCACCATTTGGCTTTAAGCTCCACGAATGGCCTCAATTAAGTAATTAGCTTTCGGCACACCACTCTCTCTCTTGCTCTCTGTTTTCTTCAGGCGGAATGAATATACTATACTACAAGCTCTGCATTCACAGACAGGACAGCAGTGGCTTAAATAAGCTAAGAGGCGCCTCTGTTCTATTCGATCACTGAGCTGTTGAGGAGGAAGAAAGAGTGTCGCATTCCCGgtgtttgttttgttttgcaTATTTATAACTAAGTTGCTATTGTGATATAGATCCCGTTCCGCGGCCTCCAGCAAACGGTTTTTTAGCAATACGAGTTGCTGGTGCCGAATCGGGGGGCTGGCAATGTGGTCGACATCCTTATCTTGTCTCGTGTTCCCCGCAACCACGTTGtatcttttaaaaatatctaaaattatgcattttattttttaatttatcaaagttttctttttatttatccaCTTATTTAAATCAAACTGAggataaataaagaaaaaaaaagaccaTAGATTTTGTGGCAAGGTCTAACACTCTGGTCCCAATAGCAGGGTCAGACACCTCTTGCTCGTTCCTCACCGTTAGCCGGCTGACATCTACTCTACTTTGATCTCATTCCGCTACTAATCGACGGATCTGGGAGTGGGGTGGAGTTTTAATATCACAATGTGGGCGGTTGATCGGAATTGCTAGCCTTTCCGATGTGGAGATCTCAATATCAGATTGGTTCCGTGAAAAAATTACACATCCTCTGTATATGGTTTAAGGGATGATCTTTTTGTATATATTGATGGAATGGATAACCCCCACTTATAAAATAGATGGAGATCATTCATtctcatcaatacatgcaaaaagATCATTCCTGAACCGTAAAAAATAGTCCAGAAAATTCAGTCCCGAAAAAATTATTGCAACCTTAATTGAACCTTATTGTATTTGGAAGTCGAAGAGTAGTCACTCTCCAACATCCTAGTTGTTGGATATCCTTTACCTCCTATTTGCTATTTGGATTGGTAAGGTTAATATCAATGGGACAAAAGAAGGTTAGTTGCccgagtatttttttttttattttggtattaGGTATTTATTTAGGAGTGATCAATTTAGTTCTACTAAATTTTTTTACATGTCATCATAATAAATCAAAAAACAATCATAGCGAATGACTAATAAATATCCTACTATTGTACCATTGTCCTTGGGGAATATTAATAGGCATCCTTTAAATAGCTTATAGTAACCAGGAAGTTAGGGTTGATCCAAAAGTACTTGTGGCTATGGAGGCCCTTGTTTTGATGATTGTCTAATCCAGCAAAGGTCacttaaagaagaaaaaaagaaaaccAAGTTTGGTTCCAACAAAGAGGTTATTAAGGATTATGGACTAAGCTCTTCTAACAATTTATCGTCATCTAATGAGGAGGATCTAAACTCTAATTCCTTGCAGTGGTTTAAATGATGAAGATGAATATCCAAGAAAGGGATTTATATCGAAGGTAGGTTACGGTTGAAATGATGCcgaagcaacaaatggagagaAACCAGCAATGGGTTCTTGGGCAAATTTGTTCAAGGATAATCATAAGCAACCGGTTGGCTAAGATCGAAATTGTAGGAGAATTGGGCTACTCAATAGAAAGTTGCTATTGTATATAGACCAGACCTAAAGAGCAATTGTACAAGGACATAAGTGTCAACACAGAGAGATCCCATGGACATACCAGGGCCACAGGGACAATCTTCATAGTAGACCCAAGGGCCACTAAATCTATCAGAGCATGCTAAAATAGGGATAAACACTAAGCTTCTAACAAATACAACCAGGGATATATATGGAATAGCAATAACAATTAGAAGGGATGGCCAACACCAGTAAGAACAGCAAAAATCTAGACAAGAGTATTTATGGGAAGGGGACTTCTTGTTTGGCAACTGGGATTTCTAGTCAGTTTGAACAAATAATGAACAAATTGTTGAATGGTTGGAGCCAAACCAAGCACAGCATGTGCATCCTATTTAAGTAGAAGCGATTGTTAGTCAAAAACTATTATTGAAAGATAAGATGATCATGCAACAAGTTTTAACTAGGAAAAATTCCTAAAGGAGGGCACAAATCCACTCCATAGCTTTTATGAAAATAGTAAGTTGGTACATAAATAACCTCAACAGGCCCCTTAAACAAATGGGGGTGAGAAACCTCATTAAAGAGCATCACGTAGATGTAATGTGAGTCATAGAGATCAAACTGAGTCAAACTAAGTTAGAGCTTGTTATGAATAATAAATTCCTTGGATGAAGGTATATATATCAACAACTTCCAAACtattagaggaggaagaatcTTGATAATATGGAATTCGGATAAAGCAACAGTGGAACCTTTGGCGATTGACCAACAAGCTATACGCTACAAGGCAACTTGTAAGGCAACAGTGGAGAGCCTTTGGCGATTGACCAACAAGCTATATGCTACAAGGCAACTTGTAAGGCAGCAGAGGAGGAAGAATCTTGAGAATGTGGAATTCGGATAAAGCAACAGTGGAGCCTTTGGGAATTGACCAACAAGTTATACGCTACAAGGCAACTTGTAAGGCAAACTCTATTTTCTTCCAAGTCAATTTTTTCCATGGTTATTATATTATTGTAAGCAAGAGGCTGTTATGGGACTGTCTCCATTGTTGGGGTGTTGATTCTAAACTTCCATGGGTTGTGCTTGGAGATTTTAACAATGTCATGATGCCTTTGTTTAaaacctttcttttcttttaagaAAACAACATAGAGACGCGGCAGAAAACTAAAAGCCAAGGAACTCAAGTGGTTATTTGGTTGACAGCCCAGTGATTGTTACTCCAACGCCTACGAGCCCTTGATCGTTTTTGAATAAGCAATCCACTAAAATCCTTCTTCGGAAAATTTCCGGTAAAGAGAGAAATCGTTACAATAACAACTTTATTAATTTCCTAATAAAATGAAATGCaataataataccgacaacacaaaGATGTAAAATCTGTGACATTAGTTGTTGGAGAGCTTTAACGTGTCAACAACACTtgcatgagagagagagagagagagagagagatcattGAGAATATTTTTTTCTCGGTCTCAAATTCTAAGGCTCTTTATAGCTTTTATCCGGTTGACTAAACATCCATgtttagtcgactgatcccagtcaGATCTGACTATCTCCGTGCTTGAATTTAGGGCTTTTTGATCGACTGAATgtcctatcagtcgactgaacccctaTTCTTTCCTTGCTTACGTTGATCAGATTAGATCAATCTTGTGCAATCTGCttgatcagttgattgatccTCTTGATTAGTTTACTGAACCCTGACTTGATCCAATTGTATCCGATTTTAGTTTCCAAATATGTTTGGTTGACGGATCTTCTGATCTATTAGCTGAACCTTTATTTCCATGTGGATTTAAATTGCAATTCCGATTGTGCTTATTTTCTtaggattggtcgaccaaacctccaTGTTCGGTCAACCAAACACTTTGGTCAACTGAACTTTATttttctgtaaaataaagttagcgcaataataatagtaataataataataataataataatagtcctacaaaatagagttataaATAGATATGTATTTATGAATTAATCTAATAGTTAAGATTGTCTGATCTTGACTTAGAAACATTTGTTGGTTCTTTATCGAATCAATGACTAAGGTTGTTCTTAAAGTGAGAATACATCCTCACAACTTCTTTTTAGAAGGACTTCTCTTCTCTAGAGTCTTATCTTACTTATCTGCCGTCTGATCTATTTGGACTTCCTCCGCTTAGTGTCCGATCGACCTAATCCATTAAGATTTTCCTACAATATCAAATAAGCACAATAGATAGAAGTAGTAAAGTACAATAATGTACTTTGATCATTCAAATACACAAATATGATCGACCGTGAGAGGTTGACCGAAAAACTTGTTTTGGTCACACTTTGCTTGG encodes the following:
- the LOC122039898 gene encoding solute carrier family 25 member 44-like, producing the protein MVRFTAAAAAAEEQRGTPDVLPLPAEVDREMLDKRRFFVVGAALFSGVSAALYPAVVLKTRLQVAQPPSPCLRAAASILRHEGPRGFYRGFATSLAGTVPARAVYMGALEATKSAVGKLVIRLGVSEPTATAAASAAAGVSAAIAAQLVWTPIDVVSQRLMVQGSSASEYRGGIDAVKKILCSDGLRGLYRGFGLSILTYAPSNAVWWASYIISQRLIWAGISRQFGGVGSHEIRPRHGAVVAVQGASAAVAGAATAVVTMPLDTIKTRLQVWEGGAEKMTVSRTIRSLLQEGGWRACYRGLGPRWASSSLSATTMITTYEFLKRLSTKDGGCQSCKQISNQNK